Within Cydia fagiglandana chromosome 1, ilCydFagi1.1, whole genome shotgun sequence, the genomic segment tgctaaaaaaaacgaactataggtatagtccgttttttttagcattagaaagaactccacagaagcaagcgtgcagtttttatcaggctcgttaattgtaatcctaatgctaaaaaaaacgaactataggtatagtccgttttttttagcattagaaagaacttcgcagaagtaagcttgtggttccaaatccggcacttttagcggtaataatgtgaagtaaattatatgtattgaccatgctacattagataattcaataattattaacaattaaagagcctgataaaaactgcacgcttgcttctctggagttctttctaatgcaaaaaaaaacgaactatagaatagGTACCGTTATTTATTTGATTGCATCGTTTCAGGTATCGTTGTTAGCTTGGTTTCTGCTGGTGACGGACGTGGCGAGCCAGGAGTACCTGCCGCCCAAGCCCGGCGGCGGAAAGAAACCTGCTCCGGAACCTACTGTAAGGCTGTAAACTATCCTGTAACTAAACCTACTGTAAGACTGTAAAATAAACCTGTAACTGAACCTACCGTATGactgtaaaataaatgaaaagattCAGCCGTAACTCGACTCCTTCCTTACACAGTTTTATTATATCAGGTCGAATACAGTATCAGTGTCAGATTCTATGTGGCTTTTGGTTGATCTTATGACGGTTGCACTGACTTTTTCTTCTAAGTCACCTACCAAATTCACCTCGATACAACAAAACAACTAAACGATGGTATGCATAAgaatatacctatatgtactCCACCGTTCTTCCAGTTACCAGCGAACTACGATTTCTCATACAACGTGGAAGACAGCGGCGTGAGCCTCGACTTCGGTCACAACGAGAAGCGAAAGGACGACCGCGCGACCGGCTCGTACCACGTCCTGCTGCCAGATGGGCGGATGCAGTTGGTGGAGTACGAGGCTGGGCCTGATGGATATAAGCCACAGGTTAGTATCCTCAACGAGAACTTGAACTTTAATGTTACGGATTACTCCACCTATCCTATCACGTGTTTCTTCCGACGGACAATTGCATTTGGTCTATATCACGCTCACGGATACAAATTACAAGTAAGTTTTTAATTGTTTCATTTGCGACAACCCATGTTTGTCGCCACAATAGTGATAGAAAGAGTCCCATCAACATCAAGAGTACCACAAACTACGTGAGTAATGATGTACCTAAGACTAATTCTTACCTCTACTACATCTACTGATTCTTCGTCTACAGCCAGCATACATACATTCACAAGCCTACAAATACGTAACAATAACTGACTTTTCTCGAATTGTGATCGCTCCATTTATAGACATATTTTCTATGACCATAGGTGATGTACATGGGCACGGCAACGTACCCCGCGCCGGCGGCGGACAAGTTCGATGGCTACCACTACAACGCGGCGTCCAACCGGCAGAGCGTGCGGCAGGCCGCGCCGCGCCAGCCCGCTCGCACCGCGCCGCCGCCACCCGCATCCCCCGCTCCTATAGCCGCCCCCGCTAACGCCACGCAATAGACCTCGGATCTCCATAGTCCACGGGATGAATCAAGTCTGTCCGGCCCACTAAAACAGCCCATACTTATACCATATATATAATTCAGTCAGTGCGGCGAAAAAAGTACCGGATGTTACGCGAAATATTGATCTATGTAATCGCCTAGCGTGGAAAGCTTCAACGCAAAGGTTCTTTACcttatagtagtgtaccctatgatgggcgtggaaccagtaatgggacaaaaaaccacaaatcctgtaaaataagtgtctaaaagtagtttataaacactgcctgtatattatcataaataagagtcctagagctgtttcagtttgaatttttattaaatttggttgttatttatagtagaagagccggccgcaaattttctaaccgacttgataccacgatgaaatacacaatgggaaaccataaaagtgatgctaagtccgaattcgatagtctgccacggcggaacttgccgaaagtacgaaaaagaaggccacttccggtgcgaaaaaagggggctgatttaacccatctgataccgaaataataattatggcagcagttagaaatttacatgtagacacataaaagcgaagtctgccagtatttttttagccggaagtgcttggcagacgctctcaaaggtggccaacgggacccctaatttaacccatctgataccaccatgaaaccaattccagtcgataggtatgaaccctcatgtcaggaatatataagtctgccaaggctattcctgccgaaacaccttggcagacgagattatgtaagcaaggtcggcatcggttaccctacactaacccatctgataccaccatgaaaccaattccagtcagtaggtacgaacccccattttaggaatatataagtctgccaaggtttttcctgccgaaacaccttggcagacgagattataagcaagatgaccatcggttaccgtacactaacccatctgataccgccatgaaaccaattccagtcggtaggtatgaaccctcatttcaggaatatataagtctgccaaggcttttcctgccgtaacaccatggcagacgagattatgtaagcaaggtcggcatcggttaccctacactaacccatctgataccaccatgaaaccaattccagtcggtaggtatgaacccccattttagaaatatataagtctgccaaggtttttcctgccgaaacaccttggcagacgagattattaAGCAAGATGActatcggttaccgtacactaacccatctgataccaccatgaaaccaattctagtcggtaggtatgaaccctcatttcaggaatttataagtctgccaaggcctttcctgccgaaacaccttgacagacgagattatgtaagcagcatccgcatccgagggatccgtattttggaattatacagattacggacattattaatagctgtagacttatttattactttatgattatacatatttgtatattattatgttattaataaaatatatttataatttattaaacctaaacttaatacattgggaattcattacctgcttacggcagtagtagggattagtgggtgagttctggctcactgagccaggccaacagtccctcccccttttttcccatgttgaggccctgcaaccttgccttgaacccaaactaatgtcattgtagctcgaatctaacctaatctatttttattgcttttaaaatatttcaattatctacttttgcaaagttaaatgttgtaatctctatttcgcaaaatggaattttaatgtgactttaatgtatgtgcagtctacttagtaattgggtttaaagatataaaaacacacattttatttcctatcctaagtatcctatcctaagtttattcaaatcatattctgaacatatattattatagtaacatcattacagtgtacagtggagaaaacgaatgaaatcatgcaatttgattttgctatttttaaataaagagtaaccaaacagtattttccacagttgttggtaatgataccatctcttacaatttctcttcatgaacattttatgatacctaaccttccagttttcgcccgaattaattacaaaattcaccaacaccatttacaccaaccaaatagaaaacgggtccgtgtccgaattcgcgatctcgagtccgggtccgcgtccgggtccaggttcaggtagaagtcgaattcaaaatcttgcttgttttgccagtggggtaacttgcttaacaatcaattagaaaaagacaagtcgtcgaggagttccgttctgatcaccatcagcaataccacttcatcaaatgccactgttcttaatgtaaatccttgtttgcctgatgaaaatacaaaagtcactatacaatgccatacagatttgtagagttccctcgattccttatgtatcccatcattagaacttgagcttgacaaaaatgtgacttaaaaacctaacgtgcttaacaaacataacgaagaggacaaatccccaaacatgagctatgcgtcgttgaagagttccattctgatcatcaacagcagtttcacttcatcaaatgtcacaattttgaatgtaaatgcttggtttgtttataaaaacaccagtatcactatatgttagggtggttcaaaaaacatttttttttcctaaggggcacccccttatttagttacacctattatgctgataaaatacaccaagtttcgtaatttatctcaactacaagggggtgcttcaccacgttgaaattttgtatgttgtttgaaacccaaaaatagattatttattattcagaattttatttaaataactggtttcacactatttgcacatgtgatgtataagttttgaagtagaaaaacattttctttcaaaataatatcttttaaatcacactttcaaataatgtgaaaactactacttacataaaaatctaaaaaatagtaacttaatttttttggatttcatacaatttgaaaatttctaagtgtttgagcacccccttgtagttaagataagattacaaacttggtgtattttgtcaacataataagtgtaacaaaataagggggtgccgcttcttctagctagagtttgaatttttcccatacaaacgtgaaccaccctactactatatgtatacctacaagatttgaagagtgccctcgattcctcataaatctcaccatcagaactgggttttgacaaagacgaaaccaatctgtatgtatatacttacaagttacaactcaactaaaaaaagaattttcaaaatcgatcccgaaatgacggagatatcacacatttaataaaaccgaattaatacctcctttttagggtttcgtagtcaaatggcaaaaaacggaactcttatagattcgtcatgtctgtctgtctgtctgtgtgtctgtccgtccgtatgtcacagccacttttttccgaaactataagaactgtttaaacttggtaagtagatgtattctgtgaaccgcattaagattttaacacaaaaatagaaaaaaatacaataaattttgggggtcccccatacttagaactgaaacttaaaatttctttttcattaaacccatacgtgtggggtatctatggataggtcttcaaaaatgatattgaggtttctaatataattgttttctaaactgaatagtttgcgcgagagacacttccaaagtggtaaattgtgtgcacggggggggtgggggggggggtgcCCTTTcatttctaaaataagagaatgacaaaaaaatatatatatatgatgtacattatcatgcaaacttccaccgaaaattggtttgaacgagatctaaacTAGCCTCTAgactgcttgagtctcttcagcgatgcaatattgactatcggtacatcgaagtgatgaagtgtttgtatagttacgccaccatgtcggtccgagtcagGAGCAGAGTGCGAAGGCGATTCTATTGCAAAGAggtgtaaggcagggagacgttatctctccgaaactgtatactgccgtaatggaagacgccttcaagcacctggaatggcaaggacttggcatcaacatcaacggcgaatacatcactttggtttgccgacgatatcgtagtcatggcaaagtcgatggaggaactcagcatgatggtcgatgacctcaaccgagtttcacaacgggtgggcttgaaaatgaacatggacaagacgaaacttatgtcaaatgccaatgttgtgcccatcccagtctctgttgggaactcggtactcgaagttgttgactcgtacatctacctaggacaagtagtccaattaggtaggtccaacttcgagaaggaggttaaccgccgaatccaactcggttgggcagcgttcgtaAGCGTGttaaactacgtaatgtctttttgtccgacatacctcagtgcctcaagacgaaagtctttaatcaatgtgtgttatcagtgatgacttacggctccgaaacgtagtttttcactatcggcctcatctcaaaattcaaagtcgctcaacgagctagggagagggctatgctcggagtttctctgcgtgatcgaatcagaaatgaggagatccgtagacgaactaaagttaccgacatagcccaccggattagcaagctgaagtggcaatgggcaggccacattgcgcgcagagaagatggccgatgggatcgaaaagtgctcgagtggagaccacggactagcaagcgcagcgtagggcgtccacccacaagatggacggacgaccttgttaaggccgccggaagacactggatgcgggtcgcttccaaccggtacgaatggaggtccaagggggaggcctatgttcagcagcagATGTctaatggctgagatgatgatgatgaacattgtCCGTCGCCCATGACGTCAGcgtgttacgcgttacgctgtctcgagtttatcattttttccccaccttaaaaagtgctcagcgccgctaaacaAGTTtgattttcggtggaagtttgcatgataatgtacatcatatatattttttagttttgtcattctcttattttagaagttgaaggggagggggggtgcacacaatttaccactttggaagtgtctctcgcgcaaactattcagtttagaaaaaaattatattacaaacctcaatatcatttttgttttgaagacctatccatagataccccacacgtatgggtttaatgaaaaagaaattttaagtttcagttctaagtatgggggacccccaaaatttattgtttttttttctatttttgtgttaaaatcttaatgcgtttcacagaatacatctacttaccaagtttcaacagttcttatagtttcggaaaaaagtggctgtgacatacggacggacagacgcacagacagacatgacgaatctataagagttccgttttttgccatttggctacggaaccctaaaaaggaggtattaattcggttttttaatgtttgatatctccgtcatttcgggatcgattttgaaaattctttttttagttgagttgtaacttgtaagtatatacatacagattggttccgtctttgtcaaaacccagttctgatggtgagatttatgaggaatcgagggcactcttcaaatcttgtaggtgaatgaaatgatgatgatgatccttccggccgatttcgaccatggcgaccacttcgactcctagttagctcggcgctcgtgcgcccgaatatggctgacatagccgatcttggaggtgaacctccgcgcacattgagggcacgtgagaacaccagccacatagtggtagtgaatggaagcaggctggcgcgctttcagatcatcgcgtttagtgtcgaggtcaactttacgttgcttCTCGAAACCGCGCACTTTGTCATGCGCCAGCCTGCGCCACTCAGGATGTTGTGCTGcatatagtagtagggtggttcacgtttgtatgggaaaaattcaaactctagctagaagaagcggcacccccttattttgttacatttattatgttgacaaaatacaccaagtttgtaatcttatcttaactacaagggggtgctcaaacacttagaaatttttcaaattgtatgaaatccaaaaaaaataagtactattttttagatttttatgtaagtagtagttttcacattatttgaaagtgtgatttaaaagatattattttgaaagaaaatgtttttctacttcaaaacttatacatcacatgtgcaaatagtgtgaaaccagttatttaaataaaattctgaataataaataatctatttttgggtttcaaacaacatacaaaatttcaacgtggtgaagcacccccttgtagttgagataaattacgaaacttggtgtattttatcagcataataggtgtaactaaataagggggtgccccttaggaaaaaaaatgttttttgaaccaccctaacatatagtgatactggtgtttttataaacaaaccaagcatttacattcaaaattgtgacatttgatgaagtgaaactgctgttgatgatcagaatggaactcttcaacgacgcatagctcatgtttggggatttgtcctcttcgttatgtttgttaagcacgttaggtttttaagtcacatttttgtcaagctcaagttctaatgatgggatacataaggaatcgagggaactctacaaatctgaatggcattgtatagtgacttttgtattttcatcaggcaaacaaggatttacattaagaacagtggcatttgatgaagtggtattgctgatggtgatcagaatggaactcctcgacgacttgtctttttctaattgattgttaagcaagttaccccactggcaaaacaagcaagattttgaattcgacttctacctgaacctggacccggacgcggacccggactcgagatcgcgaattcggacacggacccgttttctatttggttggtgtaaatggtgttggtgaatttcttgattaattcgggcgaaaactggaaggttaggtatcataaaatgttcatgaagagaaattgtaagagatggtatcattaccaacaactgtggaaaatactgtttggttactctttatttaaaaatagcaaaatcaaattgcatgatttcattcgttttctccactgtacactgtaatgatgttactataataatatatgttcagaatatgatttgaataaacttaggataggatacttaggataggaaataaaatgtgtgtttttatatctttaaacccaattactaagtagactgcacatacattaaagtcacattaaaattccattttgcgaaatagagattacaacatttaactttgcaaaagtagatagagtctgtgcggaaagagaagagtcgtggcagaaacgggaactaacattttaaattttatatggcaatcaaacctttgacacctgtcttgtaaaaagtaaacaaacttctgtcaatgtatatttttattaacaaaaaccgcaagttttatgtataaaatattttcaaaacatggtaaaaccgtacataaaaccacaaggaaaattatatttaacattgttcggttttgttagcgggaagaaaacggctaaaagccgactatcgacttacaaaaagtcgcggaacgtgtttccactattcgcgggtattgatgttgtatttaatattaaataattacctatttaataaaccccctaagtaacttgtctccggtacataatcggtaagtatattcattcaaaatatattcattttcataaatatgcaggtcattcatgatctttaaaataactgacaaatagtcttgatacttgccattttatgcatatttatatgtaatttctttttcaggattgtgtaaaagtacctacggtatctcgaataaaagaccgctaagtaggtgatatgcaagaattcgtaatctacgtgccagattcaagcacatccagttcagataaagatagttctatgagtgtccctggttgttttgaagatagctcaaacataagtgacattgaatattttaattcagacttcgattacaaagaataaaactttttctaataaaatatttctttatttgtaggttctgttagttacgaaattatatttcataattagcagtgacttttcggcgaagtaaaatatcgtgagatgagagaaccggacatatcccaataaggcctacctacttatgcactatttttattcatattcatatttattattaataatgtacacatacattacaagtcaagtttacaatgggtgaaatatatcccagataaaattacagttctattgcccaatttctacccgatctacccggttttaataactgttggactgcacagattaggcagtacataaatgagactcgtatcttgtttggtactaaaattacagttgtattgggcagattcttaaatagttttagcagttttgtcaatcgcagtcactttttggtatctgagatataaaaacaagtgtgttttaaaaagaaaattagtgcctgcgctaaatcagaggattgagttgacgagccgacaccaccaccaggctccgtttagtaagccgtggtaaaaaaccggaacaaaaagggattcaagtatcatgacctttagtgtcgtactataatcacgtgaccagtgttgtcagcatagcaaaaaccataaaatagcactggcgcgccctcaaatcccacgactcttctctttccgcacagactctaattgaaatattttaaaagcaataaaaatagattaggttagattcgagctacaatgacattagtttgggttcaaggcaaggttgcagggcctcaacatgggaaaaaagggggagggactgtagctctactatgagttccgtgaatgacagtgagaagtgaagatagtgagaaagttaaggaaaatgtatggagtaattgtacagtgcctctaccggtcacgtaaagaactaaaaatttcaatttgtaccatgagttacaaacgtttttacgcgagttttccatacttgcctaacttcacacctaaaacgctctctttctaattatataatgaaaactgagccagaattattctgcgtaaatactttacgcgagtaaacgtgacagatgttatggaaaaatacgtgcgtttccaacgtgacatttctgtcaacttgtaaacacaacaaatacgcagatttttcacgaatatcaatgcaattttcaacgtaatatgtataaatttataacagtatgtgaacttcaagcaaaactttaagggataaatcaattaatagttcgataaaaggctgatttagtacaaaggtaatgagttatacttgacatcatattttcctatttctactgctacatttgcgaaaatcacattgcttacgagcagtttttggttttaggcaagaagctgattgaaaacaacatttccatgaaaacccggattgcatcatgtatgcatgcgtatgcatgtagaagttacatatgtattaagaattaaggctcaatacaaggagcggtacatagacatgttgctgtttttgttgctgggtgcacataacacatagtaagaataagacataccgcaagacctattataatatttacacaagaattgctacgtattttattaagcattattatcttatataaaataaaacatacaaatgttctgtgggtttatttatttttctttactaagtaagtattattttattttccgttgttcacattattgtgtttggtgtgttttcatgtcaacttggtaacaggaaatataaaactttcttcaaaaacctttgctggtggttctgaatctgaaaattgaaataagatttaaacacatttattgccaaaaacccgctgcgtgggttcattttgtattggaaatggggcgcttggcactgaaatatactcgagatcatataggtactataaaattaaaatcgctattaaggtcatacgtagggtctgtgcggaaagagaagagtcgtaggtataatgtatgggctcccctaaatttcacgacttttctctttccggacactctattagataatgttacttagcagtaggagacggccgctgtcatgatgcggactgaagcggaccattataatacatacctattttaatattttaagatttcttctcatgtgtgtattattttcatcataggtaataaatatgtagccaaaagtagcctgtataatcgcaccgtatactttgcttcctattttttaacacgcaatgtcataattttaact encodes:
- the LOC134674095 gene encoding cuticle protein 21-like, which codes for MQKKTNYRIGTVIYLIASFQVSLLAWFLLVTDVASQEYLPPKPGGGKKPAPEPTLPANYDFSYNVEDSGVSLDFGHNEKRKDDRATGSYHVLLPDGRMQLVEYEAGPDGYKPQVMYMGTATYPAPAADKFDGYHYNAASNRQSVRQAAPRQPARTAPPPPASPAPIAAPANATQ